The genomic stretch CTGGCAATCCGCAACAGTACTCCTCGACGTTTAGTTTGAATTCGGGAGACCAGTTTTTGGTTCTGCTTTCGCCGTGCGGAGCGAACCCGTCGGCGCCGCTTGGGCCGTGCGGAAGCAACGTGACGCTGGCAGGACTTTCGGCGACGTCTGCGACGCCAGAGCCGGGGACGCTGGCACTGTTTGTGACTGGCTTGCTGGCGCTGGGATTCGCGGCGCGGCGACGCTGGGTCTTCGCGCGAAATTCCGCGAATTAAAATTGCGGAAGTTGCCGCGGCTGTAGATTTGGAATTTGGGTGCAGATGCAATTCCGCCGGGCCGTCACTCTCCTTCGGCCCGGCGTTTTTTTCGCGCGAAAAATTTTTTGCCCGAAACAATTCCTGCGAGCAAATTCGAGCAGCGAAATTATGGCGCGATGAAGAATGAGCCGTCGCGCTCGAGATAACCGTAAGCCATGTGCGATGTGCTGAACGCCGCGCCGGGATTGCCGTCGCGGTCGAGAAGAATCAAGCCGCCGGTGCCATGCGCGCGGCGATCCAGCAGGCGAATGCACTCCTGCGCGGTGTCCTGCGGCGGCTTGCCGGAGTGAAGCAGATCCGCAGCGGTCTTGGCCATGACGATTTTCATGATGGCTTCGCCGTGGCCGGTGCAGGAAACTCCGCCGGCCTCCGCATCGGCGTAACATCCGCAGCCCACCAACGGCGCGTCGCCGACGCGTCCGGGAAATTTGCAGCACGTGCCGCCGGTGGAAGTACCCGCGGCGATTTTGCCACGCGCATCGCGAGCGACGGCGCCGACCGTTCCGTGTTTATCGCCGAAGTGAAATTCCGACGAATGGCCTTCGCTTTTGCACCGCTGCCATGCGGCGCGTTCGCGGTCGATGATCAACTCGGCGGGATCGCAGAGCGGAAATCCATTTTCGCGAGCGAACAATTCCGCGCCAGCGCCGGCGAGAAGCACATGGTCGCTCGACTCCATGATTTTGCGCGCGAGGCGAATGGGATTGCGGATGCGTTCGACGGCGGCGACGGCTCCGGCATCGAGCGTTGCGCCATCCATGACGATGGCGTCGAGCTGCACATGGCCATCGCGATTGAGATGCGAACCGATGCCTGCGTCAAAGGTGATGTCGTCTTCGAGAACGACGATGGCAGCTTCGACGGCGTCCATTGCCGAGCCGCCACGGGCGAGAATGTCGCGGCCGATTTCCAGCGCGCGGCGAATTCCAGCGCGGCAATCGGCAACGGCCGCGTCTGGAATGTTCCAAGCGCCGCCGTGAACGATGAGGGAAAAGGGTTGAGAATTCACGTCAGAACGTCAGGCCTAGGAAAATGAGAACGGGCCCAACGATCAGGACGAGGCTAAGCCCGAGGAGAAGACGCAGAACATGCTCGCGCTCGGCGGCGAAGCGAACGGCCTTGGGCCGCTCAATTTTTTCGCGCGGAGCACGAAGCGAAGAGCGAAAAATTCGGAGATACGTTTCGAGCCAGAAAAAAATCTGATGACGCGATTGCCACAAAAGATGCAGGCCAGCGAGGACGACGAGAATGCCGACGAGAGCCAGAGGCCCGCGCACGTTCACGCGCCTCGCCTTGCGGTGCGCGCGATCAGCTCGGTCATTTCGTGCTGCGCCGCGGGCTGGGCAGATTGGGACGACTTGGAGTCGGAAGTTTGAGCGGCGGAAACATTCCCTTCGGCAGCAGCGCGGCGGCCTTCGGTTTCTTTCCAGGTGTGCCAGATACGATGAACGACAGTCACGTTGGGGCCGATGGCGAGAATCAGCAGGGCGATCGGAACGCGGCCGAAAACGGCGCCCAAAATCAGAAGGCCGAGGCGCTCGGGACGATCCCAAAATCCGACGCGGCAGCGATCAATCAAAGATTCCGCGCGGGCCTGCGAATAGCTGACCATCACAGCGCCGGCGAGGGCGATGCCGGTCAAAAGCGCCAGCCAGAAACGATTGACCGTCGAATAGTAAACCAGCAAGCCGAGGAACACGGCGAGATCGGCATAGCGATGCAGAACGGACTTCAGAAATGCCGTGAACAAACTAATTTGCGGCTGACGGCGCGCCAGCGGGCGGGCAAGCAAATCGCAAACGGCTGCCGGAATCATGGCGATTCCCGCGGCGGTGAAGCGGCCCAGGCCAAAAAACACCGCGGCAGCGAGACAGAAAGCGAATCCGGTGAGAGTCAGGAGACTTGCGGGGATGCGCGCCTTCGCCAAGAGTGCAACGGCGCGATCCAAGATCCGGCGAAACGGCCGGGCAAAATTTTCGATCCGCATGTGGCGGCGCTCTACTCCTTAAACCTCGTCATAGATCGTCGAAAGCTCGGTAACTTCAAATTCCTTGAGACCGGCGGGCGTCTGGACTTTCACTTCGTCGCCGACTTTTTTGCCCAGAAGCGCGCGGCCAATGGGAGAAGAAGTGGAAATCAAGCCCTTGGACACGTCGGCCTCCTCGGCAGTTACGAGCTTATACTCGGTCTTCTGCGATTTGCCAATATCCAAGAGGGTGACTGTTGACCCATAGGCAGCACGGTCTTTGGGGAGGTTATTCAGGTTCACCAGGGAGATTTCAGCCATACGGTGATGCAACTGGCCGAGCCGGGCGGAAACGAAGGACTGGCGTTCCTTGGCGTATTTGTATTCGGCGTTTTCGGAAAGATCGCCGTGAGCGCGAGCCTTCATCAACTCCTTGGGAAGCTCGCTGTGGAGTTCATGCTCGAGTCCGGCGATTTCCGCTTGAATTTTCTTTTTGAGTCGCTCGCTGATGTCTGTCATTTTCCCCGTGCGTGAGCGGGAGATGCGCTTTCTTCAGCCGATCTGGTGTTCTTTCGCAAGGCCCCCGAGAGGCTTCCGTTTACCCTTGAAGTATAGAGGATTTGATGCTGGCGCTGCAATCAAAGGAACAGTCTGGGTTGCGAACACGCCGCGGGGCGCGGCATAGCTCTTCCGAAATGGGACTCTGTTCCCGCATTGATTCCTGCTTTTGGCTGAGACAAGAGGCCGATCTCATGTGCGCTAAGTCTAAACTTTCCGGCAGAGGTGCGGCTTGACTGCGAAAGCGCGCATCGTCATACTGGAATTCCCTTCCAGAAAGATCTTCCATTCCCTTTGCCGAGCGTGCGCATCCTTGTCGCGGAAGACGAACAGCCCGTCGCGAGCTGTTTGAACAAGAGTCTCGAAGCGGAGAAAGCGAGCGCGGAAAAAGCGCAAGGGCGCAGCACCGTCGCTGAGCGCGGACGAGAGGCAGCATCTTTTTACCGGCCGGCACACGCGGGCAGACCAAGCGACCGCGTGGCGAATGCGGATTGCGCGGCTCCGGCTGCGTGGCAAATGGACTCCGGCGCGCGCGAGCATTTGCTGCTCGAGCATCTTCCGCAGGTGCAGTACATCGCGCAGCGAATTCATGCCGGCTTGCCAGCGTACGTGCCGCTCGAGGATTTAATCCATGCGGGAGTTATTGGATTGATCGAGGCGCTGGAGCGTTTTGATCCGAAAAGGAATGTGCAACTCCAATCTTTCGCGAAGTTCCGCATCCGCGGCGCGATTCTCGACAGCATTCGCGCGCTGGACTGGGGCTCGCGGCGCCTGCGGCGGCAAGGACGACGGATCGAAGAAGCCATCGTGAAATTGAGAGGCGAGCTGCATCGAGCGCCGTCTGTGACTGAGATTTCGGATGAATTGCGGATGGAAACCGCGGAGCTACAGCGCCTGCTCGGCGAAATTCGGGGGTTGCGGCTCGGGAGCCTCGACGATTTTGACGATGAACCGGAAAGCCGCGCGTATGACGCTGCGCAATACCGCCCGGACGGCGGGGAAAACGATCCGTTCGTTCTGCACCTACGCTCAGAGATGAAAACGCTGATGTTCAGAGCCATCACAAAATTGGACGAGAACGAGCGGCGGGTGCTGGCGCTTTACTACGCGGAAGAAATGAATATGAAAGACGTGGGCGAGATGCTAGGCGTCAGCGAGTCGCGCGTTTCGCAGATTCACTCTGCAGCGCTGCTACGGATTCGAGCGAACGTGCGGGAGGCGATGAAGCCGGGTGAGGCTGGCGAATCGCGAGAACGTTCATCCGAAATTGATGATGCATGCGCTCTTTAGACGGAAAACTTCCCGCAAAGAGCTCGATGAACTGCGACAGTTGTTGGATCAGCACGAAAAGAAGCGGCGATGAGCGCATCCGCGAAATTGATTAGCGCGGCTTCACCTCTGGTTCAATCCGCAGGCAGACTGGAGACATCCCAACCGCCGCCGAGGGCCTTGATGAGCAAGACGCTGGCGACGGCGCGGCGAGTCAGAATGTCCGCGGCGGCACGCTCATTGGCCAGCGCGGCGCTCTGCGCAGTGATGACTTCGAGATAGGAAGTTACACCGCCTGTGTAGCGATTATTGGAGAGGGCGAGGGAGCGCTGCGCGGCAGCGACGGCAGCGTCTTCCGTAACGGTTTCCTGCTGCAAAATGCGCTGCGCGGCCAAATTGTCTTCGACTTCCTGAAAAGCGGTAAGAACTGTCTGGCGATAGGACGCGACGGATTGATCAAAGGCCGCCTGAGCCTGCGCAGTGATGGCGTGGCGGCGGCCACCTTCGAAAATCGTTTCGAGAGCTGAGGCGCCAAAGGCCCACAAGCCGCTGGGGCCAGAGAGCAAATTCGTGAGCGTGCTGCTTTCGAAGCCGCCCGAGGCGGCGAGCGTGATGGAAGGATAGTATGCCGTCTTCGCGACGCCGATTTGGGCGTTGGCTGCGTCGACCCGGCGCTCAGCGGCAG from Candidatus Acidiferrales bacterium encodes the following:
- the greA gene encoding transcription elongation factor GreA, which translates into the protein MTDISERLKKKIQAEIAGLEHELHSELPKELMKARAHGDLSENAEYKYAKERQSFVSARLGQLHHRMAEISLVNLNNLPKDRAAYGSTVTLLDIGKSQKTEYKLVTAEEADVSKGLISTSSPIGRALLGKKVGDEVKVQTPAGLKEFEVTELSTIYDEV
- a CDS encoding FliA/WhiG family RNA polymerase sigma factor codes for the protein MRILVAEDEQPVASCLNKSLEAEKASAEKAQGRSTVAERGREAASFYRPAHAGRPSDRVANADCAAPAAWQMDSGAREHLLLEHLPQVQYIAQRIHAGLPAYVPLEDLIHAGVIGLIEALERFDPKRNVQLQSFAKFRIRGAILDSIRALDWGSRRLRRQGRRIEEAIVKLRGELHRAPSVTEISDELRMETAELQRLLGEIRGLRLGSLDDFDDEPESRAYDAAQYRPDGGENDPFVLHLRSEMKTLMFRAITKLDENERRVLALYYAEEMNMKDVGEMLGVSESRVSQIHSAALLRIRANVREAMKPGEAGESRERSSEIDDACAL
- a CDS encoding isoaspartyl peptidase/L-asparaginase translates to MNSQPFSLIVHGGAWNIPDAAVADCRAGIRRALEIGRDILARGGSAMDAVEAAIVVLEDDITFDAGIGSHLNRDGHVQLDAIVMDGATLDAGAVAAVERIRNPIRLARKIMESSDHVLLAGAGAELFARENGFPLCDPAELIIDRERAAWQRCKSEGHSSEFHFGDKHGTVGAVARDARGKIAAGTSTGGTCCKFPGRVGDAPLVGCGCYADAEAGGVSCTGHGEAIMKIVMAKTAADLLHSGKPPQDTAQECIRLLDRRAHGTGGLILLDRDGNPGAAFSTSHMAYGYLERDGSFFIAP
- a CDS encoding CDP-alcohol phosphatidyltransferase family protein — protein: MRIENFARPFRRILDRAVALLAKARIPASLLTLTGFAFCLAAAVFFGLGRFTAAGIAMIPAAVCDLLARPLARRQPQISLFTAFLKSVLHRYADLAVFLGLLVYYSTVNRFWLALLTGIALAGAVMVSYSQARAESLIDRCRVGFWDRPERLGLLILGAVFGRVPIALLILAIGPNVTVVHRIWHTWKETEGRRAAAEGNVSAAQTSDSKSSQSAQPAAQHEMTELIARTARRGA